The genomic segment CGGTTCTTATCTTGCCGAACTACTGCTCGTCAAGGGATACGAAGTCCACGGCTTGATCCGCCGGGCGAGCACCTTTAACACCGAGCGGATCGAACATCTCTATTCCGATCCGCACGATCCGGCCACACGGTTGTTTCTTCATTACGGCGATCTCACCGACGGCGCGAGCCTGATGAACCTCGTGCTCTCGATCGAGCCCGACGAGATCTACAACCTGGCGGCGCAAAGCCATGTGCGCGTGTCGTTCGATCAACCGCTGTTCACGGCCGATGTCGACGCGCTGGGAACCTTGCGCATTTTGGAAGCGGCCCGATTATTGCAAGATCGCCGGCCGGTGCGGGTGTATCAAGCCTCGTCGAGCGAAATGTATGGCAAGGTGCGCGAAACGCCGCAAAAGGAGACGACGCCGTTTCATCCCCGCAGCCCCTATGCCTGCTCGAAGGTGTTCGGCTTTTATCAAGGGGTGAACTATCGCGAAGCGTATGGAATGCACGTGTCGAACGGGATATTGTTCAACCATGAATCGCCCCGCCGCGGCGAGACGTTCGTCACGCGCAAGATCACCCGCGCCGCCACACGCATCCGCGAGGGTTTGCAACAGCGGCTATTCCTGGGCAATATCGACGCCTGCCGCGATTGGGGCTTTGCCCGCGATTATGTCGAGGCGATGTGGCTCATGCTGCAGCAAGACGAGCCCGACGACTACGTGATCGCCACGGGTGAGTCGCACAGTGTGCGCGAATTCCTCGATGCCGCCTTCCGCCACGTCGGACTGAATTGGCAAGACCACGTCTCGCTCGATCCGCGGTATCTTCGCCCCGCAGAGGTCGATCTTCTGCTGGGCGAAGCGTCCAAAGCCCGGCGGCGGCTCTCGTGGCAGCCGCGCACATCGTTCGACGAACTTGTGCGGCTGATGGTCGACGCCGACTGGTCGCTGGCGCGGAACGAGCGCCTGCTGGCCGGGCGCCGCGCGGCATAGCGGCGAGCGAGTCGCCCCGAGATGCCGGCGGCAATTCTCGCTTGCGGTTTCGCGATCGCTCCTTCTCTCGCGCCGAGCCGCAGGATATCCTGGGTGCTGCTCCGCGCAGTAATTTGGCGATCATCCTTCCGGAACTTGGCCTCGTAGGACCAGCACGTGCCGACGCTCAAGCGAATTTTAATTACGGGAGGCGCCGGCTTTCTCGGCTCGCACCTTTGTGAGCGATTGGTCGCCGGGAAGCACGATGTCATTTGCATCGACAATTTCTTCACGAGCCAAAAGACGAACGTCGCCCATCTGCTAGGGCTGCCGAATTTCGAACTCGTGCGCCACGATCTCATTCAGCCGATCTGGCTCGAAGTCGACGAAATCTACAACCTCGCTTGCCCCGCCGCGCCCGGCCATTATCAGTTCAATCCGATCAAGACGATGAAAACGTCGATCGTCGGCGCGATCAACATGCTCGGCATGGCCAAGCGCTGCCGGGCGAAGATTCTGCAAGCCTCGACCAGCGAAGTGTATGGCGATCCGGAAGTCCATCCGCAGCCCGAATCCTATCGCGGGTCGGTCAATCCGATCGGGCCGCGGGCTTGCTACGACGAAGGCAAACGAGCCGCCGAAGCACTGTTCATGGACTATCACCGCATGAACCGGGTGAACATTCGCGTGGCCCGGATTTTCAATACCTACGGCCCGCGGATGCACCCGTTCGACGGCCGGGTGGTGTCGAATTTCATTCGCCAGGCGATTGCCGGCACGGAGATCACGATTTTTGGCGACGGCTCGCAGACCCGTTCGTTTTGTTATCGCGACGATTTGGTGGAAGGCTTGATCCGCCTGATGAACGCCCCGGACGATTGCATCGGGCCGATCAATCTCGGCAATCCCGATGAATTCACGGTTTTGCAACTGGCCGAGTTGGTGCTGGAGATGACCGGTTCGAAATCGAAGTTGGTTCGCCGCCCGCTTCCGGAAGACGACCCGACGATGCGCCAACCCGACATTACGCTGGCGCGGCAAAAGCTCGCCTGGCAGCCGACGATCCCGCTCCGCGAGGGCTTGAAGAAGACGATCGATTGGTTCCGCACGATCGATATGAGCAACTACCGCGCGCCGACGCCGAATTATTGAGTGCGCCGGCGGATGAAGGAGCAGGCAAGCCGTTTCCGTCGGCAAAAGGAAGCGGCCTGTCGGACATCCCGCGTTTTTCGGCGCGCGAAGAATGCGTCTGTCATCGCGCTTCCTCGCTGACGCTTCGGGCTAGTGTCGCTTCGAGCGGCGGCCACACCAGCCCGAAGCGTTAGCGAGGGACGCGGCGGCAAAGGATAAAGCTACTCGCCTGGCCGCCTCAGGGCCCGAATTCCATCTCGTCCGCCGTGCCGCAGAGCCCGGCAGACGCGGGCCGCGAAACCTTTCTTCCTCCCGATGCCACAGCTACAATAAAAATCCACGGGGCGCGCGGGGGGAACGGATCGGAATTGTAGGCAACGCTTTGCGACGAGGTATTTGCGATGACGGCACGCGATTGGGTTCGAGCATGTCTGCTTATTGTTTTTGCGACAACGGCGAGCGTCTCTGCAGTAGCCCTGGCCGATGAACCGGCCAAGCCGGCTCCGGCCGCGCCGGGTGCGACGGCTTCGAATCCGCCGAATGCCGATGCGTCGGCCACGCCGGCCGCTCAATCTTCCGAGGATGCCAAGCGGATGTTCGACGGCGCCCGCGCTCTGCACACCGGCAAAGCGTTCGATTTGGCGGCCGACGAATGGGAAAAGTTCCTCAAGGCATTTCCCGACGATCCGCTGGCCGCGCAGGCCCAGTTTTACGCCGGCGTTTCCTATCTCAGCGAGAAAGACAAACAGTACGACAAGGCCCGCGAGGCATTCGAAAAAGTCGTTGCGAAATATCCGAACTTCGAACAGTTGAACAATGCGTATTTCGACCTTGGCCTGTGTGATTTCAATCTCGCTCAGACCGGCAAGACCGAGCTGTATGCCAAGGCGGCCGACGCGTTCGGCCAGGTGATCGCCAAGTTTCCGAAATCGCCGCAAGTGGGCGACGCCCTCTATTATCGCGGCCAATCGCTCTATGCCGAGGGTAAGAAAGACGAAGCCGTGCAGGCTTGGAGCCGACTGGTTTCCGATTTTCCGCAAAGCCCCCTGCGGCCTAGGGCCCTGTTCAACCTTGGACTGACACAGGCCGAACTCGGCAAGCAAGATGCCGCCGGCGCGACGTTCGACACGTTTCTCAAGGAATTTCCGCAGAACGAACTGGCCAGCGAAGTCTACATTCGCAAGGCCGACACACTGTTGGTGTCGAATCATTTCGCCGATGCCGAGCAGATGTTTGCCTCGATCGCGGGCAAGAAGGAATACCCGCTGGCCGATTACGCCACGCTGCGCTACGGGATGGCGTTGGCCTCGCAAAAGAAATATGCCGCGGCGGCTGCGGCGGATGCGTCGCTCGTGGAAACTTTTCCGAAGTCGCAATATGTCGCCGCGGCAACGCTGGCGGCCGGCAATTGCTATTATCTGGCCGGCAACTACAACGAAGCCCGCAAGTGGCTGGGCAAGGTGCTCGACGGCGGTGGACCGGATGCCGTCGAAGCGGCGCATTGGATTGCCCGCAGTTGGTTGAAGGAAAAGCATCCGGCGGAAGCGCTCGCGGCAGTGGAAAAGGCGCTGCCGTTGGCGGAGAAGAGCCCGCGGCACGTCGATCTACTGATGGATCAGGCCGACGCGATTTACGACCTGCCGGGCCGCCGCGGCGAATCCGCGGCCCTCTAT from the Pirellulales bacterium genome contains:
- the gmd gene encoding GDP-mannose 4,6-dehydratase is translated as MDDRKPVRDARSSTPRRAFVTGITGQDGSYLAELLLVKGYEVHGLIRRASTFNTERIEHLYSDPHDPATRLFLHYGDLTDGASLMNLVLSIEPDEIYNLAAQSHVRVSFDQPLFTADVDALGTLRILEAARLLQDRRPVRVYQASSSEMYGKVRETPQKETTPFHPRSPYACSKVFGFYQGVNYREAYGMHVSNGILFNHESPRRGETFVTRKITRAATRIREGLQQRLFLGNIDACRDWGFARDYVEAMWLMLQQDEPDDYVIATGESHSVREFLDAAFRHVGLNWQDHVSLDPRYLRPAEVDLLLGEASKARRRLSWQPRTSFDELVRLMVDADWSLARNERLLAGRRAA
- a CDS encoding UDP-glucuronic acid decarboxylase family protein; the protein is MPTLKRILITGGAGFLGSHLCERLVAGKHDVICIDNFFTSQKTNVAHLLGLPNFELVRHDLIQPIWLEVDEIYNLACPAAPGHYQFNPIKTMKTSIVGAINMLGMAKRCRAKILQASTSEVYGDPEVHPQPESYRGSVNPIGPRACYDEGKRAAEALFMDYHRMNRVNIRVARIFNTYGPRMHPFDGRVVSNFIRQAIAGTEITIFGDGSQTRSFCYRDDLVEGLIRLMNAPDDCIGPINLGNPDEFTVLQLAELVLEMTGSKSKLVRRPLPEDDPTMRQPDITLARQKLAWQPTIPLREGLKKTIDWFRTIDMSNYRAPTPNY